One stretch of Maylandia zebra isolate NMK-2024a linkage group LG13, Mzebra_GT3a, whole genome shotgun sequence DNA includes these proteins:
- the ctbp2a gene encoding C-terminal-binding protein 2 isoform X4 codes for MALIDKHKVKRQRLDRICEGIRPQIMNGPMHPRPLVALLDGRDCTVEMPILKDLATVAFCDAQSTQEIHEKVLNEAVGAMMYHTITLTREDLEKFKALRIIIRIGSGYDNIDIKAAGELGIAVCNIPSAAVEETADSTLCHILNLYRRNTWLYQALREGTRVQSVEQIREVASGAARIRGETLGLIGFGRSGQAVAMRAKAFGFNVIFYDPYLQDGLERSLGVQRVYTLQDLLYQSDCVSLHCNLNEHNHHLINDFTIKQMRQGAFLVNCARGGLVDEKALAQALKEGRIRGAALDVHESEPFSFSQGPLKDAPNLICTPHTAWYSEQASLEMREAAATEIRRAITGRIPESLRNCVNKEFFVTTAPWGMIEQQQPQVHPEINGAAYRFPPGVVGVAPGGIPGPMEGLVAGGVPIAHTLPPGTHPSQATSPNQPSKHGDPMREHMTEP; via the exons GTATTCGGCCCCAGATTATGAACGGGCCTATGCACCCGCGCCCTCTGGTGGCGCTGCTGGATGGGCGCGACTGCACTGTGGAGATGCCCATCCTCAAAGATCTGGCCACCGTGGCTTTCTGTGACGCTCAGTCCACGCAGGAGATACATGAAAAG GTGCTGAATGAGGCCGTAGGGGCCATGATGTACCACACCATCACCCTGACCAGAGAGGACTTGGAGAAGTTCAAGGCGCTGCGCATCATCATTCGCATCGGCAGCGGCTACGACAACATCGACATCAAGGCTGCCGGGGAGCTCG GCATTGCAGTGTGTAATATTCCCTCAGCGGCCGTAGAAGAAACAGCAGACTCGACGCTTTGTCACATCCTTAACCTGTACCGGCGAAACACCTGGCTGTACCAGGCTCTTCGGGAGGGCACGCGGGTCCAGAGCGTGGAGCAGATCCGGGAGGTGGCGTCAGGAGCAGCCAGGATCCGAGGAGAGACGTTGGGCCTGATCGGATTTG GTCGTTCAGGCCAGGCAGTGGCCATGCGGGCCAAGGCGTTTGGCTTCAACGTGATCTTCTACGACCCCTACCTCCAGGACGGCTTGGAGCGCTCGCTGGGCGTGCAGCGAGTCTATACTCTCCAGGACTTGCTCTACCAGAGCGACTGCGTCTCCCTGCACTGCAACCTGAACGAACACAACCACCACCTCATCAACGACTTCACCATCAAACAG ATGCGTCAAGGTGCTTTCTTGGTCAACTGTGCACGTGGGGGTCTAGTGGATGAGAAGGCTTTGGCTCAGGCCCTGAAAGAAGGAAGGATACGGGGCGCCGCCTTGGACGTCCATGAGTCAGAACCTTTCAG TTTTTCCCAAGGTCCGCTAAAAGACGCCCCCAACTTGATCTGCACACCCCACACTGCCTGGTACAGCGAGCAGGCATCGCTGGAGATGAGAGAGGCCGCTGCCACAGAAATCCGCAGAGCCATAACCG GCCGTATTCCCGAGAGCCTCCGAAACTGCGTCAACAAAGAGTTCTTTGTTACCACGGCGCCTTGGGGAATGatagagcagcagcagcctcaaGTTCACCCAGAGATCAACGGTGCCGCCTACAG ATTTCCTCCTGGCGTGGTGGGCGTCGCCCCCGGTGGGATTCCCGGACCTATGGAGGGGTTGGTTGCCGGGGGAGTTCCCATCGCCCACACCCTGCCCCCTGGCACCCATCCGTCACAGGCCACCTCCCCCAATCAGCCCTCCAAACACGGCGACCCCATGAGAGAGCACATGACTGAGCCATAG